A window of the Terriglobia bacterium genome harbors these coding sequences:
- a CDS encoding DUF4411 family protein, with protein sequence MANERIYSLDTSFFMDWQARYYPQDVFASLERVIEEMIAANGCGAVELVREEIDAVGTPGLRAWAKSHSGLFVAMTPDIQIEGAAIEANYPDLMDPKAAYESADAYVIALAKLNGGIVVSQETSALEKRKPPKDYYIPDVCRDLGVSCINLLGLMRRKNWVF encoded by the coding sequence ATGGCGAATGAGCGCATCTATTCGCTGGATACCAGCTTCTTCATGGATTGGCAGGCCCGCTACTATCCGCAGGATGTTTTTGCGTCCCTGGAGAGGGTGATCGAAGAGATGATTGCCGCGAACGGATGCGGCGCCGTCGAGCTGGTAAGGGAGGAAATCGATGCGGTGGGAACTCCAGGACTGAGAGCCTGGGCAAAATCACACTCCGGATTGTTTGTTGCCATGACCCCGGATATTCAGATCGAGGGCGCGGCAATTGAAGCAAATTATCCCGATTTGATGGATCCCAAGGCGGCTTACGAATCCGCCGATGCTTATGTGATTGCGCTGGCGAAACTGAACGGCGGAATCGTCGTTTCTCAGGAAACTTCGGCTCTGGAAAAACGAAAGCCGCCCAAGGATTACTACATCCCTGATGTCTGCCGTGATCTGGGCGTATCTTGTATCAACCTGCTCGGTCTGATGCGCAGGAAGAATTGGGTGTTCTGA